One genomic window of Fusarium fujikuroi IMI 58289 draft genome, chromosome FFUJ_chr01 includes the following:
- a CDS encoding related to subunit of VP52-54 complex, which translates to MNGTYPEASALDAVDYDAIDHLNLLFSHPSAISSISEVSKSLQSHQSALSNDIATLETNQAYGSDSSLERMQSAQAELAQLFRKIETVRSRAIETEQNITSMTADIKRLDGTKKNLTLSMTALKRLQMLTTAYEQLRGLAKTRQYRECAGLLQAVLQLMKHFNSYRSIEQIATLSRGVAELQRELLEQVCEDFEMAFAKGEVGARRGTLVEACLVMDALGESAKARLMNWYVNTELREYRQVFRGNDEAGSLDNIGRRYAWFKRMMKTHDDEHAVIFPPHWRANETLAAAFCDGTRDDFKGILERSMRRTDGNKIDVNLLLSCLQETLDFEQSLEKRFATSSRASIDTLSSVEEKAHSFHGLISVAFEPYLSLWVESQDRQLAVMIPKYRSQPLIPPDDEFSPQAVIASAIELFHFYKLTLSQCAKLSTSERLLDLAKILAKYLDEYAQQVLLHILQSGGPQGPPLQDVVLVLNTADFWHINTNQLEESIKKRIDSELVSKVDLSSQSDAFLGVASASVLALVRAVELDCEGVWREMKNTNWSTMESVGDQSSYVGELVKHADGKAAEILAIISKQQYARAFCDNLVEHLATGYITSIIQCRPISEVGAEQMLLDKYVLTKAFEKLPMHHASFSGHETPPSSFVRRVQHCMNRLDPLLKTLQVRPSPPEGLVQAYLIHIADRSDTNFKKILDLKGVRKADHAHLIELFGIHRDSTPNDKLVASSPLLTPLMTTPSLGNTVPLGVMSPSVAAAVSPRFEAGSLGEKLLSAARDISQSSTSTAAQTGLEKATINENLRNFGKFFKRDIGSLGARFGKRDGSVGAEEGR; encoded by the exons ACAGCTATTTCGAAAGATCGAGACGGTGCGCTCGAGAGCGATTGAGACCGAACAGAACATCACGTCGATGACGGCCGACATAAAGAGACTCGATGGAACGAAGAAGAACCTCACGCTGAGCATGACGGCCCTCAAGAGGCTGCAGATGCTGACAACGGCTTATGAGCAGCTCAGGGGCTTGGCCAAGACACGCCAGTATAGGGAGTGCGCAGGGCTCTTGCAGGCTGTTCTGCAGCTCATGAAACACTTCAACAGCTATCGCAGTATCGAGCAGATCGCGACTCTGAGCAGAGGTGTGGCCGAGCTGCAAAGAGAACTACTAGAACAGGTCTGCGAAGACTTTGAAATGGCATTTGCTAAAGGAGAAGTCGGCGCGCGAAGAGGCACACTTGTTGAAGCATGCCTAGTCATGGATGCACTTGGAGAGTCTGCCAAGGCTCGGCTCATGAATTGGTACGTCAATACAGAGCTTCGAGAATACAGACAGGTATTCCGCGGTAACGACGAGGCTGGAAGTCTGGACAACATTGGGCGGCGATATGCCTGGTTCAAACGAATGATGAAGACTCACGATGACGAACATGCTGTGATATTTCCTCCACACTGGAGGGCTAATGAGACATTGGCAGCAGCTTTCTGCGACGGTACTCGAGATGATTTCAAGGGCATCCTGGAACGAAGCATGCGACGGACAGACGGTAACAAGATCGATGTCAATCTGTTGTTGAGTTGCCTTCAAGAGACTCTCGACTTTGAGCAGAGCCTCGAGAAGCGATTCGCGACTTCATCGAGGGCCAGCATCGATACGCTCAGCTCTGTTGAGGAAAAGGCTCATAGTTTCCACGGATTGATCTCAGTCGCATTCGAACCATACTTGAGTTTGTGGGTTGAGTCGCAAGATAGACAATTGGCAGTCATGATACCCAAGTACCGCAGCCAACCGCTCATACCGCCTGACGACGAGTTCTCACCACAAGCCGTTATTGCCTCGGCCATTGAGTTATTTCATTTTTACAAACTCACGTTGTCACAATGCGCGAAACTATCTACGAGTGAGCGTCTTCTTGATTTGGCAAAGATACTGGCCAAGTATCTCGATGAATATGCCCAGCAGGTCTTGCTACACATATTACAGTCTGGTGGACCTCAAGGGCCTCCATTACAGGATGTTGTGCTTGTGTTGAATACAGCAGACTTTTGGCACATCAACACTAATCAGCTGGAGGAAAGCATCAAGAAACGCATTGACAGTGAGCTTGTTTCTAAGGTCGACTTGTCTTCACAATCGGATGCCTTTCTTGGTGTAGCGAGTGCTTCTGTTCTAGCTCTCGTTCGCGCGGTCGAGCTTGACTGCGAAGGCGTCTGGCGCGAGATGAAGAATACCAATTGGAGCACAATGGAGAGCGTTGGTGACCAGAGCTCATATGTGGGAGAGCTGGTAAAACATGCTGATGGCAAGGCAGCCGAGATATTGGCTATTATCTCGAAGCAACAGTACGCCAGGGCCTTCTGCGATAACTTAGTGGAGCACTTGGCCACAGGGTACATTACTAGCATTATTCAATGCCGACCGATATCCGAAGTTGGTGCCGAGCAG ATGTTACTTGACAAATATGTTCTCACCAAAGCCTTCGAGAAGTTACCTATGCATCATGCATCATTCTCTGGGCATGAAACTCCCCCTTCCAGTTTTGTGCGCAGAGTTCAGCATTGCATGAACAGACTTGATCCATTGCTCAAGACACTTCAAGTTCGGCCATCACCGCCGGAAGGTTTGGTGCAGGCGTATTTGATTCATATTGCGGATCGGTCTGATAcaaacttcaagaagatcctcgaTCTCAAGGGCGTTCGGAAAGCGGACCATGCTCATCTGATAGAGCTCTTTGGCATTCACCGCGACAGCACTCCCAACGATAAATTGGTAGCCAGCTCGCCATTGCTCACACCTCTCATGACTACCCCAAGCCTGGGTAACACAGTCCCGCTTGGAGTGATGAGCCCATCAGTCGCAGCGGCTGTTAGCCCGCGGTTCGAAGCAGGATCACTAGGTGAGAAGCTTCTAAGTGCGGCAAGAGACATCAGTCAGAGTAGCACGAGCACTGCAGCACAGACGGGACTCGAGAAGGCCACGATAAATGAGAACTTGCGGAACTTTggcaagttcttcaagagaGATATTGGATCGTTAGGAGCGAGGTTTGGAAAGCGAGACGGCAGTGTTGGTGCTGAGGAGGGACGATAG